GCCATGGCGGCCGAGTCCGGCGCGGAGATCGCGCGGCGGCTGATCGGGCTGATCCCGGCTCGCACCGAACCGACCGTTCTGGATATCGGGGCGGGGGCGGGCGGGCAGAGCGTGGCGTTCGCGCGCGAACTGCTGGCGCGCGGGGGCGGCCGGCTGGTCCTCGTGGATGCCGTGCCCGAACTGCTCGAGGTGGCGCAGCACAGTGTGAAGGAAGCCCTCGCGGGCGATGACCGGGTGCGGGTGGAGACCGTGCGGGCCGATGCCGCCGCGGCGGATTTCGGCACCGGACTGCCGGGCGCGGATCTGGTGTGGGCCTCGCGCTCGGTGCATCACCTGCCCGATCAGCAGGCGGGCACCACGCGGCTGGCGGAACTGCTGCGCCCCGACGGCTGGCTGGCGCTGGCCGAGGGCGGCCTAGCCATGCGCTGCCTGCCGTGGGATCTCGGTATCGGCGCGCCCGGCTTGCAGGATCGGCTGCTGGCCCAGCGGGAGGCCGGCTTCGCTCAAATGCGCGGTGAGATCACCGATTCCACGCCCATGCCCTATGGCTGGAACGTGACGCTGAGTCGCGCCGGGCTGTCGGCGGTCACCTCCTTCAGCGTGCTGACCGACCATCCCGCCCCGCCGTCGCCGGCGGTGCGCGACAGCGTCGTCGCCTGGCTGCGGGGGCTGAGCGAGCGGGTCGGCGATCGCGTGTCCGAGGCGGACCGGGCC
This sequence is a window from Nocardia yunnanensis. Protein-coding genes within it:
- a CDS encoding class I SAM-dependent methyltransferase; translation: MGSHAHGHSHGHHHGHGHTDDQGHTHDHIDWATMIPDLRREDAMAAESGAEIARRLIGLIPARTEPTVLDIGAGAGGQSVAFARELLARGGGRLVLVDAVPELLEVAQHSVKEALAGDDRVRVETVRADAAAADFGTGLPGADLVWASRSVHHLPDQQAGTTRLAELLRPDGWLALAEGGLAMRCLPWDLGIGAPGLQDRLLAQREAGFAQMRGEITDSTPMPYGWNVTLSRAGLSAVTSFSVLTDHPAPPSPAVRDSVVAWLRGLSERVGDRVSEADRATLAALLDPAAETYLGAREDIYILGATTVFLGRR